The Arctopsyche grandis isolate Sample6627 chromosome 5, ASM5162203v2, whole genome shotgun sequence genome includes a window with the following:
- the Nubp1 gene encoding NUBP iron-sulfur cluster assembly factor 1: protein MDGPGCPLSGGAGAPGAASACAGCPGQAACQQGTNTGPDAGIAKVKERLGQVKFKVLILSGKGGVGKSTFTSLLGRSLASKFPEKNIGILDIDICGPSQPRVLGASGEQVHNSGSGWSPIFIEDNLSVMSIGFLINSPDDAIIWRGPKKNGLIQQFLTEVDWGQLDFLLIDTPPGTSDEHISLVTSMREANLTGGILITTPQELALLDVRKEATFCRKMKIPILGIVENMSTFVCPKCSTESEIFPRANRKEEVEATLLGSMPLDPRLARCCDTGKDPLIEMKDSPAMISLNSIVNNFLAECKFQP, encoded by the exons ATGGACGGACCCGGCTGTCCCCTGTCTGGGGGCGCGGGAGCCCCGGGCGCCGCCTCGGCCTGCGCCGGCTGCCCCGGACAAGCCGCCTGTCAACAGG GGACAAACACCGGTCCAGATGCCGGAATTGCCAAGGTCAAAGAGCGCCTCGGCCAGGTCAAATTCAAAGTTTTGATTCTCTCGGGGAAAGGCGGAGTCGGAAAGAGCACGTTCACCTCGCTTCTCGGCAGAAGCTTGGCGTCCAAATTTCCAGAAAAAAAT ATCGGTATATTAGACATCGATATATGTGGACCGAGTCAACCGAGAGTTCTCGGCGCATCGGGTGAACAAGTTCACAATTCCGGATCCGGTTGGTCGCCTATC TTTATAGAAGATAATCTTTCCGTAATGTCGATcggatttttaataaatagtccCGACGACGCTATTATTTGGAGGGGACCGAAAAAGAACG gatTGATCCAACAGTTCCTCACCGAAGTCGATTGGGGACAATTAGACTTTCTGTTGATTGACACTCCGCcag ggACGTCTGACGAGCATATTTCTTTGGTTACGTCTATGCGCGAAGCGAATTTAACCGGAGGCATACTCATTACTACGCCGCAAGAACTCGCCCTTTTAGACGTCAGGAAAGAGGCTACGTTTTGTAGAAAGATGAAAATTCCAATATTAGGCATCGTAGAGAATATGTCGACGTTCGTCTGTCCCAAATGTTCG ACGGAATCTGAAATATTCCCACGCGCTAATAGAAAGGAAGAGGTGGAAGCGACGCTGTTGGGAAGCATGCCGTTGGATCCGAGGTTAGCTCGTTGCTGCGACACCGGAAAGGACCCCTTGATAGAGATGAAAGATTCACCGGCTATGATATCGCTCAATTCTATCGTCAACA